Proteins encoded together in one Osmerus eperlanus chromosome 20, fOsmEpe2.1, whole genome shotgun sequence window:
- the si:ch211-264f5.6 gene encoding carcinoembryonic antigen-related cell adhesion molecule 1: MDFLNFMVFLLSVAGCCFGQKALPPGPVEGVIGKNVTFTTFVSPGDYLTVSWTFNAGSGPVAIVTHAPGGRNYGIGYEGKVSLNPSNGVLQLGPLTAKDSGEYTLNMINNMGIATTGETTLKVLEPVSAVTITSSLTEAVEINSTVVLTCTSKGSFLKYAWLNGSAPVAPDTHVTLSADSRNLTVSAVLRTDLAGPIYCAVSNSLEKEKSAPFNLTVHFGPENIAMTINPTGEIVKKGSNLTLTCLAKSSPAAQFKWIHNGVERKETDPTLVLANVDESQAGNITCMAFNAKTMRYLSAQVVKFTVIEAISSTKITSPTDTLVAGNSTASLKCSATTGTMVTRTWMKDGKPLLSSNRVNVSGDSSQVTIIPVQKEDSGEYKCLLTNAVNKEEATHKMVVNYGPEEVKVTGEDAVEITEPVRLNCVANSLPAATFVWRFNGTLTQVTSPDYVMEGAVYKNTGIYTCVATNAITGLTRSAAHLLSVKEEGALDKDLSDGAIAGIIIAVLVLVAAVIAGVVYMRRKQTIESPY; encoded by the exons ATGGATTTCTTGAATTTTATGGTATTTTTGCTGTCAGTTGCCG GATGCTGCTTCGGACAGAAGGCATTGCCACCAGGTCCAGTGGAGGGAGTTATTGGGAAAAACGTTACGTTTACCACGTTTGTAAGTCCGGGAGATTACCTTACAGTATCCTGGACATTCAACGCCGGGAGCGGACCTGTGGCCATTGTAACACATGCTCCGGGAGGTAGAAACTATGGAATCGGCTACGAGGGGAAAGTGTCGCTGAATCCATCTAACGGGGTGTTACAGCTTGGGCCTTTGACTGCGAAGGACAGCGGAGAATATACTTTGAACATGATCAACAACATGGGCATAGCCACCACTGGTGAAACTACTTTAAAAGTTCTCG AGCCCGTGTCTGCTGTGACCATCACATCCAGCCTGACTGAAGCTGTGGAGATCAACAGCACCGTGGTCCTTACCTGCACCTCCAAGGGCTCCTTCCTCAAGTATGCCTGGCTCAACGGCTCTGCCCCTGTGGCTCCCGACACACACGTGACCCTGAGCGCAGACTCCCGCAACCTGACCGTGAGCGCTGTCCTGAGGACTGACCTGGCGGGGCCCATCTACTGTGCCGTCTCCAACagcctggagaaggagaagagtgcCCCCTTCAACCTCACCGTCCACT TCGGACCTGAAAACATCGCCATGACCATCAACCCAACTGGCGAGATTGTCAAGAAGGGTTCCAACCTCACTCTGACCTGCTTGGCAAAGTCCAGTCCAGCGGCACAGTTCAAGTGGATCCACAATGGTGTGGAAAGGAAGGAGACAGACCCAACACTGGTTCTGGCAAACGTGGATGAGAGCCAGGCGGGGAACATCACCTGCATGGCTTTCAACGCCAAGACCATGCGCTACCTCTCTGCCCAGGTGGTGAAGTTCACTGTCATTG aggcCATCTCCAGCACTAAGATCACTAGCCCCACCGACACCCTCGTCGCCGGCAACAGCACGGCCAGCCTCAAATGCTCGGCAACCACGGGCACCATGGTAACCCGAACCTGGATGAAGGACGGCAAGCCGCTGCTGTCTAGCAACAGAGTAAACGTATCAGGTGACTCGAGCCAGGTGACCATCATCCCGGTGCAGAAGGAGGACAGCGGGGAATACAAGTGTCTGCTGACCAACGCAGTCAACAAAGAGGAAGCCACACACAAGATGGTGGTCAACT ACGGCCCGGAGGAAGTGAAGGTGACGGGGGAAGACGCCGTGGAGATCACCGAACCTGTGAGGCTGAACTGTGTAGCCAACTCCCTCCCTGCTGCCACCTTCGTCTGGAGGTTCAACGGCACGTTGACGCAGGTGACGTCACCAGACTACGTCATGGAGGGCGCTGTGTACAAAAACACAGGCATCTACACGTGTGTGGCCACCAACGCCATTACCGGACTCACCAGGTCCGCCGCACACCTGCTATCTGTCAAAG AGGAGGGTGCTCTGGACAAGGACCTTTCAGATGGGGCCATCGCCGGCATCATCATCGCTGTGCTCGTCCTtgtggcggccgttatagctggAGTTGTCTACATGAGACGAAAACAAAC GATCGAGTCGCCAtactag
- the zgc:174904 gene encoding C-type lectin domain family 4 member A: MSTNAESTLSDGMYSKLIDNERSYLDESDASGPDVQHNSVLSVTPWRGASRQGGQGSYRLASMCLAVLCAVLLISLVAVSAHSRNQAQGLPGPQVAPQNQSEGQTQMQTQSADVAVLTESLAKLHKERDDLQKERDDLQKERDDLQKERDQLLTQTGPQSVTSAPKSAAPTIPCAHPWLQFNSSCYYISSFSDSWEDGQNFCQEMDGHLAIIHTPEEQTFVWDQLPRGHWNAYWFGLSDESTEDDWVWVDGTKLVGGFWEKGEPNNHINEDCGYIVKTQVLERKAIQSWYDAPCSMHWPFICEKEMGAPQ, encoded by the exons ATGTCGACTAATGCGGAATCAACCCTGTCCGACGGAATGTATTCCAAACTTATTGACAATGAGCGTTCCTATTTAGACGAGTCTGATGCGAGCGGTCCAGATGTTCAACACAATTCAG TGTTGTCGGTGACACCTTGGAGAGGGGCCTCCagacaggggggccaggggtccTACAGGTTGGCCTCCATGTGTCTGGCTGTTCTGTGTGCTGTCCTGCTGATCTCCCTCGTTGCGGTCAGTGCCCACT CCAGGAACCAGGCCCAAGGTCTGCCTGGCCCACAGGTTGCTCCCCAGAACCAGTCTGAAGGCCAGACCCAGATGCAGACCCAGTCCGCTGACGTAGCGGTGCTAACAGAATCCCTGGCCAAgctacacaaagagagagacgacttgcagaaggagagagatgacttgcagaaggagagagatgacttgcagaaggagagagaccagctgctGACCCAGACTGGGCCTCAATCGGTAACATCtg CCCCCAAGAGTGCTGCACCCACCATCCCATGTGCTCATCCCTGGCTCCAGTTTAACAGCAGCTGCTACTACATCTCATCCTTCAGTGACAGTTGGGAGGATGGTCAGAACTTCTGTCAGGAGATGGATGGACACCTAGCCATCATACACACCCCCGAGGaacag ACATTTGTGTGGGACCAGCTGCCTCGAGGTCACTGGAACGCCTACTGGTTTGGGCTCAGTGATGAGTCCACCGAAGATGACTGGGTCTGGGTGGATGGAACCAAGCTGGTTGGAGG TTTCTGGGAAAAGGGCGAGCCTAACAACCACATCAACGAGGACTGCGGCTACATTGTGAAGACACAGGTGCTGGAGCGCAAGGCCATCCAGAGCTGGTACGACGCCCCCTGCTCCATGCACTGGCCTTTCATCTGcgagaaagagatgggagcACCCCAGTAG